The Oncorhynchus tshawytscha isolate Ot180627B linkage group LG30, Otsh_v2.0, whole genome shotgun sequence genome includes a region encoding these proteins:
- the LOC112229025 gene encoding rho GTPase-activating protein 24 isoform X1 translates to MPENKATVCRTSSYLSHPAYRKIKRVLSFRRRVFGQRLEETVLYERRYGVHMAPLVVEQCVDFIRERGLLEVGLFRQPGQATLVKELQDAFDAGEKPSFDSSTDVHTVASLLKLYLRELPEPLVPFSRYQDILVCGKNISSERKQGLTELQHLLHELPVANFNLLNYICQFLNEVQSYSSSNKMSTQNLATVFGPNILRPKAEDPESIIGGAAVVQQLMSELIREHQCLFSREGGNVDAPGSSRPDSFPCHRWKGDPFEGAHIQPTAQAQSHDSRLGITAERLLQQQLAHHPSPCSRQLSLPLIAERRGSAQSPCEISLAPRLLNTDHQQPAEGSLYHRYTPSQSESQPPKTAHSPHLHSHPASSLTASASTVTIQADPDHSSMLPSGWTGPEGPSWAAKLGTTGTSGSSKAQDSTLSVYDNLDTLQSIDEVAADGGVGSTAGPVEVEVGMASVADTSSSWSFCEILPLDDSGSGVVRASLGRRSTRFHSFRTDPGEDLHPNSLASSSVPTDAPLSTGSSEVFLPSDPHGPPASQAMYCLLAGLRQEMARQRAEFEAKIQRFELRNEALHGEVVGLRASLAQQRRWYSVAEIKIRNVERARADADRRNATLQMEMEQFFDTFGELRDEASKSERIVQSF, encoded by the exons atgcCGGAGAACAAGGCGACAGTGTGCAGGACCAGCAGCTACCTGTCCCACCCTGCTTACAGGAAGATCAAGCGGGTGCTGAGCTTCAGGAGGC GCGTGTTTGGCCAGCGGTTGGAGGAGACGGTTCTGTATGAGCGGCGTTACGGCGTCCATATGGCACCTCTGGTGGTGGAGCAGTGTGTGGACTTCATCCGGGAGCGGGGTCTTCTGGAGGTGGGGCTGTTCCGCCAGCCAGGCCAGGCCACGCTGGTCAAAGAGTTGCAGGACGCCTTCGATGCTGGGGAGAAGCCCTCCTTTGACAG CAGTACAGACGTGCACACCGTGGCATCGCTCCTGAAGCTGTATCTgcgggagctgccagagccactgGTGCCCTTCTCCAGATACCAGGACATCCTGGTGTGTGGCAAGAACATCTCCTCTGAGAGGAAACAG GGTTTGACAGAACTACAGCATCTTCTTCATGAACTTCCAGTGGCTAACTTTAACCTGCTAAATTACATCTGCCA gtttttgaaCGAAGTCCAGTCCTATTCCAGCAGCAACAAGATGAGCACCCAGAACCTGGCTACTGTTTTCGGGCCTAACATTCTACGACCCAAAGCTGAAGATCCAGAGAGTATCATTGGAG GGGCAGCTGTGGTGCAGCAGCTCATGTCTGAGCTGATCAGGGAGCACCAGTGCCTTTTCTCCAGGGAGGGGGGAAACGTAGACGCCCCCGGTTCCTCACGACCAGATTCTTTCCCCTGTCATAGATGGAAAGGAGACCCATTCGAGGGGGCGCATATCCAGCCCACTGCCCAGGCCCAGTCGCATGACTCCAGGCTTGGCATAACAGCCGAGCGCCTCCTACAACAACAGCTAGCCCACCATCCTTCCCCTTGCTCCCGCCAGCTCTCCCTGCCTCTGATtgctgagaggagagggtcagCCCAAAGCCCGTGTGAAATCAGTTTAGCCCCACGCCTGTTAAACACAGACCACCAGCAGCCAGCTGAGGGGTCTCTATACCACAGATACACTCCGTCCCAGTCAGAGTCCCAGCCCCCTAAGACAGCACACAGCCCCCACCTTCACTCTCACCCTGCCTCCTCACTCACAGCCTCTGCTTCCACTGTGACAATACAGGCTGACCCAGACCACAGCAGCATGCTGCCCAGTGGCTGGACAGGCCCAGAGGGTCCCAGCTGGGCTGCAAAGCTGGGGACTACTGGCACCAGTGGAAGCAGTAAGGCTCAGGACAGCACTCTGTCTGTCTATGACAACTTGGACACACTCCAGAGCATTGATGAGGTGGCTGCGGATGGTGGTGTGGGCAGCACTGCTGGTccagtggaggtggaggtgggcaTGGCAAGCGTGGCAGACACCAGCAGCTCATGGTCCTTCTGTGAGATTCTGCCCCTGGACGATAGTGGGAGTGGTGTGGTCAGAGCTAGCCTAGGACGGAGGTCCACCAGGTTCCACTCCTTCAGGACTGACCCAGGAGAGGACCTCCATCCTAACTCCCTagcctcctcctctgtccctacTGATGCCCCCCTGAGCACGGGCAGCTCGGAGGTCTTCCTGCCCTCTGACCCCCACGGCCCCCCGGCCTCCCAGGCCATGTACTGTCTCCTGGCTGGCCTCAGACAAGAGATGGCTAGGCAGAGGGCTGAGTTCGAGGCCAAGATCCAGAG GTTTGAGCTGCGTAACGAGGCCCTCCACGGGGAGGTTGTGGGACTGCGGGCCAGCCTGGCGCAGCAGCGCCGCTGGTACAGTGTGGCCGAAATCAAGATCCGCAACGTGGAGCGTGCCCGGGCCGACGCCGACCGCCGCAATGCCACGCTGCAGATGGAGATGGAGCAGTTCTTCGACACCTTCGGAGAGCTGAGAGATGAGGCCAGTAAGAGCGAGCGCATCGTACAAAGCTTCTGA
- the LOC112229025 gene encoding rho GTPase-activating protein 24 isoform X2 — translation MPENKATVCRTSSYLSHPAYRKIKRVLSFRRRVFGQRLEETVLYERRYGVHMAPLVVEQCVDFIRERGLLEVGLFRQPGQATLVKELQDAFDAGEKPSFDSTDVHTVASLLKLYLRELPEPLVPFSRYQDILVCGKNISSERKQGLTELQHLLHELPVANFNLLNYICQFLNEVQSYSSSNKMSTQNLATVFGPNILRPKAEDPESIIGGAAVVQQLMSELIREHQCLFSREGGNVDAPGSSRPDSFPCHRWKGDPFEGAHIQPTAQAQSHDSRLGITAERLLQQQLAHHPSPCSRQLSLPLIAERRGSAQSPCEISLAPRLLNTDHQQPAEGSLYHRYTPSQSESQPPKTAHSPHLHSHPASSLTASASTVTIQADPDHSSMLPSGWTGPEGPSWAAKLGTTGTSGSSKAQDSTLSVYDNLDTLQSIDEVAADGGVGSTAGPVEVEVGMASVADTSSSWSFCEILPLDDSGSGVVRASLGRRSTRFHSFRTDPGEDLHPNSLASSSVPTDAPLSTGSSEVFLPSDPHGPPASQAMYCLLAGLRQEMARQRAEFEAKIQRFELRNEALHGEVVGLRASLAQQRRWYSVAEIKIRNVERARADADRRNATLQMEMEQFFDTFGELRDEASKSERIVQSF, via the exons atgcCGGAGAACAAGGCGACAGTGTGCAGGACCAGCAGCTACCTGTCCCACCCTGCTTACAGGAAGATCAAGCGGGTGCTGAGCTTCAGGAGGC GCGTGTTTGGCCAGCGGTTGGAGGAGACGGTTCTGTATGAGCGGCGTTACGGCGTCCATATGGCACCTCTGGTGGTGGAGCAGTGTGTGGACTTCATCCGGGAGCGGGGTCTTCTGGAGGTGGGGCTGTTCCGCCAGCCAGGCCAGGCCACGCTGGTCAAAGAGTTGCAGGACGCCTTCGATGCTGGGGAGAAGCCCTCCTTTGACAG TACAGACGTGCACACCGTGGCATCGCTCCTGAAGCTGTATCTgcgggagctgccagagccactgGTGCCCTTCTCCAGATACCAGGACATCCTGGTGTGTGGCAAGAACATCTCCTCTGAGAGGAAACAG GGTTTGACAGAACTACAGCATCTTCTTCATGAACTTCCAGTGGCTAACTTTAACCTGCTAAATTACATCTGCCA gtttttgaaCGAAGTCCAGTCCTATTCCAGCAGCAACAAGATGAGCACCCAGAACCTGGCTACTGTTTTCGGGCCTAACATTCTACGACCCAAAGCTGAAGATCCAGAGAGTATCATTGGAG GGGCAGCTGTGGTGCAGCAGCTCATGTCTGAGCTGATCAGGGAGCACCAGTGCCTTTTCTCCAGGGAGGGGGGAAACGTAGACGCCCCCGGTTCCTCACGACCAGATTCTTTCCCCTGTCATAGATGGAAAGGAGACCCATTCGAGGGGGCGCATATCCAGCCCACTGCCCAGGCCCAGTCGCATGACTCCAGGCTTGGCATAACAGCCGAGCGCCTCCTACAACAACAGCTAGCCCACCATCCTTCCCCTTGCTCCCGCCAGCTCTCCCTGCCTCTGATtgctgagaggagagggtcagCCCAAAGCCCGTGTGAAATCAGTTTAGCCCCACGCCTGTTAAACACAGACCACCAGCAGCCAGCTGAGGGGTCTCTATACCACAGATACACTCCGTCCCAGTCAGAGTCCCAGCCCCCTAAGACAGCACACAGCCCCCACCTTCACTCTCACCCTGCCTCCTCACTCACAGCCTCTGCTTCCACTGTGACAATACAGGCTGACCCAGACCACAGCAGCATGCTGCCCAGTGGCTGGACAGGCCCAGAGGGTCCCAGCTGGGCTGCAAAGCTGGGGACTACTGGCACCAGTGGAAGCAGTAAGGCTCAGGACAGCACTCTGTCTGTCTATGACAACTTGGACACACTCCAGAGCATTGATGAGGTGGCTGCGGATGGTGGTGTGGGCAGCACTGCTGGTccagtggaggtggaggtgggcaTGGCAAGCGTGGCAGACACCAGCAGCTCATGGTCCTTCTGTGAGATTCTGCCCCTGGACGATAGTGGGAGTGGTGTGGTCAGAGCTAGCCTAGGACGGAGGTCCACCAGGTTCCACTCCTTCAGGACTGACCCAGGAGAGGACCTCCATCCTAACTCCCTagcctcctcctctgtccctacTGATGCCCCCCTGAGCACGGGCAGCTCGGAGGTCTTCCTGCCCTCTGACCCCCACGGCCCCCCGGCCTCCCAGGCCATGTACTGTCTCCTGGCTGGCCTCAGACAAGAGATGGCTAGGCAGAGGGCTGAGTTCGAGGCCAAGATCCAGAG GTTTGAGCTGCGTAACGAGGCCCTCCACGGGGAGGTTGTGGGACTGCGGGCCAGCCTGGCGCAGCAGCGCCGCTGGTACAGTGTGGCCGAAATCAAGATCCGCAACGTGGAGCGTGCCCGGGCCGACGCCGACCGCCGCAATGCCACGCTGCAGATGGAGATGGAGCAGTTCTTCGACACCTTCGGAGAGCTGAGAGATGAGGCCAGTAAGAGCGAGCGCATCGTACAAAGCTTCTGA